In Natronococcus sp. AD-5, the genomic window TGCCGAGGTCGCCGTCCTCACCAACCCGGTGCACATCGGCATCGGAACGAAGTGATCCGCGACAGCCGATGAAAACCATAACCACTCAGGAACAACGACGGGCGCGAAACGATCGAGAGCGGTTGTTGGCCACGATCCCCGTCACGGAGCGGCGAACGGAGATTGCTGGCGTCTCCACCGCGGTGCTAGAGGGAGGCGACGGCCCGCCAATCGTCTTGCTACACGGCCCCGGAGAGTCCGCGCTCGAAACCACTGACGATCGCCGCTCCTAGCCGGCTACCAATTTCTGAACTTGTAGCTCACAGACGACAGATGGCTTGCAGTTCGTCATTGAACTCCTCGCGGAACATCTCCCAGAGTCGGGATTGTGCCGGTGGCTTGGGGTACCCTTTCTCCGTCGAATCATCAACGAACCCGTAGTCCACCGCCAGTTCCGGGTGCTCCTCGGAGTGTTCGGCAAGCTGTTTCTCGCCATTCCAGCCCATCGCCTGCTTGGAGGACGTGTGCTCTGACCCACGGGGTGAGCGGCGTGTAGTTGCGGTACCATGTAGCGCGTGTGTCGGGAAGGTCTGGATCGACGGAGAGGCTGCCGATCAAATCCTCAACGGTCGGATCATCACTCGCCGTCCCAATATAGTGGAGCGAAAAATGATATCGACTATCGTGATTGCCGTTAGCAGCATACTCGAAACGTTCGTAGGACGAGTGCCATTGAAGATCGAACGGCCGGTCCAAGCCTTTCGCTAGCGTCATGCCTGGGTCGTTTTATTCCCGGCCTGTATCGATCGACAATAGAGGGGATTATCAGAGTTTGAACTGTTTCGCGTGTTCAATCACCTGTACCACGAATTCTTCGAACCTGTCATCGTATGTATCGTCGATGAGTGTGCCATCCTCCTCGAAGACATCGGTCACGTTCGAGATGGGAAGATCAGGACCAGGATGCGCGCTGAGTTCCAATGTGATATCGTGGAGATGGCTGAGCGCTCTGACACCGCGGAACCCCCCTCCTGAAACGGTGCCGTAGGAAAACGGTTTGTCCTTGTATTCGGGATACAGGTAGTCGAGTAGGTTTTTCAAGGCACCGGGGATCGAATGATTGTACTCCGGCGTCACGATAAAATCGCATCCGCCGCTTCGACTTTTTGTCCGAATATATCACCGCTCAGGTGCGGGTTTCCGGTCATGTCTCTCCGGTTTGTGAACAGTGGAATATCATAGTCCGTTATGCCATACGGTTCGGCATCGTGATCTTTCTCCTGAAACTGGGCAGTGACGTAGCGGGCGGGATAGATCGAATTTCGCCCGTCCCGAACGGTCCCTTCTACCACGAGAATCGTGCGCGATTGAACAGTCATGAATTCTTAGTCACCTCCTGTATTGGAGAGTCGCTCAGACGTCATTGGGGGTGAGCCATCTTTTGTCTGAGTTATCGTTTCAGGGAGGAATAGCCAGATCAAGATTCCTGTGAGGACTGTTGCGCCAGCAGCAATTATCGTCGTTCCCTCATAGCCAACGTTCGCGTAGGCAGCACCCGCGAGTCCACCACCGAGTCCAGAGCCGATTTGCCCCATCCCAATAGTAAGATTGATGAACGCTCCTCGCTTGTCACTGGCGACTAGTTCTGCCAACAGTGTCTGGAACGGCGTCCCCCGGGCAGCGTACAACCCCATTATAATGAAGAACAATCCATAGGCGACCCACATGCTGACAATGAACCGTGTTGTCACAAACATGAGGACAGCAATACCAAACGATCCGGCAATGATGAAGCGTTTCCGGCCGAAGTGATCCGACAACGTTCCAGCGGGTGGGCCGCCAAGTGTTGTTCCAAGACCACCGAAGAAGAACATCGTCGCAATGGCCCCGCCTCCGACCCCGAGTGTCGTCTGAAGCCACGTCGGGAGATACGTCATATACAGCGAACTGCCGCCAAACATAATAATAAAAATCACGACTGCCGCAAGGCCTTCGCGTCGCCGCAGTAATGTTGCGTATCCATCAAGCGCGCTTCGAATCGTGAGGTGATCCGCGCGTTGGACGTCGGGTTGCGGGACGTATCGCCAGAGGAATACGATAGTCACAGCGAGGAGCACTCCGAAGGCGAGGAACGGCCACCGAAAGCCGAACTGCTCCGCCACAATCGTGCCAATGGGGATTCCAGCAATCAGACCGGCAGATGTTCCGCTCGTTATCCACCCGTTCGCCCATCCACGACGTTCACGGGGGAAATAATCGCCGACGTATGCGACAGACGCGCCGGTGAGAATCCCGCCAGCGACGCCTGCGAGCGCTCGTACCACGAAAAGCGAGACGAAGTCCCATGTAACCCAGTGGAGAAGGAGCGCGATAGCCATAATCGCGTTTCCGATGAGTAGAATTCGACGCCTGCCGATTCTATCGGAAATTGGCCCTGCGACGAACGCGAAGACGCCGACGAACACCGCATATGCGGTGATGAGCGTCCCCAAGAGAGACTCCGAAACGGCTACTTGCTCGCTGATGTATGGCAGGAGGGGTGCCATAATGAGTACCTGACTTCCGGAGACGAAGGCGAGCAGCCATAGAATGATGATAATTTGATAGGATCTCGCTGCTCGCTGAGTTATACCCTCACTTCGTGAATTCACTTCGTCACCTCATTCACTGGCTCTTTCGCTAACCCGGTGTCTAGCTCGTGATTATTTGTATTCATATTGGGTAGCAGTTAGAGCGGGGTCCATTCGCCAGAGCCCACATTCCACCGGCGAACATCCGATTGGCTATAGACGCCAAGCGTTTTCCCATGATGGTCATGATCCATAGCGAGTGCAACTGCGACCGAGCCAAACTCTTCAGCGGGGAGCCACTCGGGATCGGTGTCCGTCTTAGAACGGGTTATGACGGGTGTTAGCGGTACAAGTTCGTTGATTCGGACAGATTCACCGTGTTGCTCGGCGTTTTCCGCCAGCGCACGCATGAGCATGTGCTCTCCCGCTGATGCAACAGCCATCAAACCGGCTGCGGGATCGGCAATTTCGCCCGTCGGTCCCGACAAACCGTTGATCAACGTGTAGGATCTGCCGTCCCGTTCAGTAAGAACGGGAAGAAATGTACGCGCCGCGACGAAGTGTGCGGTCATGAAATTATCGATGACGCGATCCCACATCTCAATTGGAACATCGGTCAGTCGTTCAACTGGTTGCGGACCGCCGAGGGATGCTATGACGGTATCAACACGACCGAACCGTTCGAGAACGGTATCTCGGAGTGCCTCTGACCCATCGATCTGACCGATATTTCCAACGAGGGTGATGAGTCGGTCAGTCGTGATTCCGGTCGATTCAAGGTGTGTGTGAAGGTCGTCGAGGTGTTCCTGACTCCGTGATGGTACGATCACTGTTGCATCTCCATTGAGAAACGCCCGAACGATCCCCGCACCGAGTTCGCCCGCACCACCAGGGACGAGCACAATTGTGTCTTTACGGTTAGTCATCATTGGTCACCTGGCATCTCAACTGATACGGAGTTGGACTCCATATTTCGTCCCTCATTACTTAGCCAGTTAATCTTTAGTCGGTTAAATAATTTTCGCTGATTAAGCCAGTTGTCTCCTCTTTTGCAGCATCCTGCGAGTATGAGCAACTATCCTTCCAAGAGGAGCGGTACGCGCGGGAACTTCCGGAATTTCGAACTCACAATGGAAACGAAGCGAAGAGATGGTCCACTAGCCTTGTAGTGCTGTTCTCTTCCGGTTAGAGAATTCTATCATCGTATTACGTGGATACCGCCCAAGAACGCTTAGCTGGTGAAATACCTACCTTAATGTGGCTTTTCGAACGGCATGTCGATATTCTCTTGGACTTGTATCAGCATCCGCCGTAACAGCAGCCGTTCTTCGGTCGTAAACCCGTCTAACATTACCTCCTCCCCTTGCTTCCAGCACTCTTCGATCGGTTCGATCGTCTCTTCCCCCGCTTGCGTCAGGAAAACCTGCTGTACTCGCGCATCATCTGGATCCTGGTGACGCTCAACCAAGCCGGACTCTTCGAGTTTCCGTACTAATTTGGTGATTGTAGGAGGTTTCACAGAAAGAGCTTCAGCTAAATCGGACTGAGAACACCCATTTGTTTCTGCCAGTTGGACAAGGACGAATTCCTGCCCTCCTTGTAACCCTAGTTCGTCAAGCGCTTCGGTGAAGTAATTCCTGTGGTGTTTCGAAGCAGAAGCCAACTGATAGCCAACCGAGTCTCGGATCGTCGGGTTATCCATATAGTGTACCAATAATAGTTACCCGGATAAAAAAATTGACGCTGTCCGAACGGATGCCATCCTGACTGCTATGAAGCTGTCGAAGAGTGCTCCACTCCCAACACGGGAGGAGAGATGATCATGTGCTGTCAACGTCAGAATCCAAGCGATTATTCTTGACCTGGTTGTCTACAGTCCACTGCGAAAATTAAATCAGTCTTTGTTATACGTTACCGACCCCCGCGTTTCTCGGCCTTATTCAGGTCTCAGACCGCCGTTACAGCGAACGGTTTTGCTTTTATAAAACGTAACTCCGTTATGATCGGCCGGATATGGCACGGGAGAACGCCTGCGGAGAAAGCGGATGCGTACTTTGAATTCCTGAAAGAGCGGGCGATTCCTGATTACGAATCAACCGACGGTAATCTCGGTGCGTACGTGTTCCGCCGTATCGAAGGAGATGACGCGCACTTTCTAACAATCACGTTCTGGGAGTCGAGAGACGCAATCAGGAAATTCGCCGGCGAGGACATCGAATCAGCGAAGTATTACCCTGAGGACGAGGACTTCTTGTTGGAGTTCGAGCCAACCGTCGCGCACTACGAGATGTATCCACGAAACGTCTGATTCGTGGAGTGGCGGTGTCTGCTATCGACTCTCTCGTTGCTCGACCGTGTTCAGGTAGCTGAAATCCGTAACACAAACGGGTGGAATAAATTCACTTTGAAGAATTCAGACTCTCGAAAACAAGCGATAGAGACGCTTTCACGAGCTCGCATATAAACGAACGTTTGCCCCCTGGCGGTGAAGCCTTATCGAAACTCACAGTCAGTGAGATATTGCCGTGGTGGTGCTGAATATACGGCGCATATCTTGCAGAAACAGGAGATTTCGATCGGAGCTATTGAATTGGCCGATACAGGGAGATACTCGTTGTCCGCTTGCGGACTTCACTAATCAAACCGCTTTCCCTCGGAGCAGACAACGGTGAGCAACCAACGACTCGCTGACCCACGCCCAAGTCGGTTTGAGGTTCTGGCCACCCTCGCCGGGAACTTCACACCTATCCTTCGCAACTGAGAACATTCCTATGAACACCCCTCTAGATCGGGTCCGAGTGGGTCTCGTGGTGAGTATCCGATGACACGTCACAATAGCCAGTCCGACAGGAATCGATTCGCAACCATCGCAGTCGGCGCAGCTGAAACCGAAACGCATCTTCACAGAAATGGAACGAACGACGTCGTCCCGCCGATCCACCTTTCGACTACGTTCGAGTGGGCCAGCGGGGAGGACACCAATAAACACGACTATTCGCGCGAGAGCAATCCGACGCGGGCAGCCCTTGAAGAGCAGTTAGCCCGCCTCGAAGGCGGCGAGCATGGATTGGCGTTCGCCTCCGGAATGGCCGCCACATCGACGACGATGCTGTCGCTGGTCCCCCCGGGAGGCCACGTCGTCTCCTCGGACACCATCTATAGCGGAACCGAAAAGCTGCTCACGGAACACGTGGCCGGACATCTCGGCGTTGACATCGACTTCGTTGACGCCCGTGACTCCGACAACGTCGCCGGTGCAGTCAACGCGGACACTGACTTGATCTGGGCAGAAACACCGTCGAACCCCTTGATTAGGTTGTGCGATATCCAAACGATAGCCGACATCGCCGATGACCACGATGCCCTGTTCGGCGTGGACAGTACCTTTGCGAGTCCGTACTACCAAGCCCCACTCGAACTGGGTGCCGACGTCGTCGTTCACAGCACCACCAAGTATCTCAACGGGCACTCCGACTCGATCGGCGGTGCCGTTATCACCGACGACGGTGGGGTTTTCGAGCAATTAGCGTTCGCGCAGCAGGTTGGCCTTGGGAATATGCTTTCGCCGTTCGACTGCTACCTCGTTGCGCGAGGAATCAAGACACTACCTGCGCGGATGGAACATCACGAGAAGAACGCGATGGCAGTTGCTCGGTTCCTCGAAAGCCACGATCGGGTCGCTCGTGTCTACTATCCTGGTCTTGAAAGCCACCCGCAACACGATCTTGCGAGTGAGCAGATGTCGGGGTACAGCGGGATGCTGTCCTTCGAGTTTGACGGCACGCTCATCGAACTTGAGGCGTTCATCGAGGGACTCGAGGTATTCACGCCGGGAGCTAGTCTCGGTGGGGTTAAGAGCCTTGTTGAGATACCGTCATTAATGATTCCCGACGAGTTCAGTCGTAGTGAGGATTCAGCGGAGATTCCCGAGACGTTGGTCCGGGTATCCGTTGGCCTCGAAGACGCCGATGACCTCTGCGAGGACCTCCGGAAGGCGCTACCGTAGGCGCACGATCCCCTTTCCTCCCGTCGTCCCAATCCACAAGCGGGTCGATTATCCACCAGATGTGATAGCCGCAAGCGGGAATACGAACTGTTTCTAAACGAGAGAGTGCAGATTATTCGAGCGGTTCGATTACGTCTCCGGGACGAATCATCCCATCTTCGAGAATGTCCGCTCGGAGCCCACCTCGGTGGGTGAGTGCCCGCAATACGCCGTCCTGAGTGATGCGCTGAAGATGATTACACGGTTCACACAGTCGATCCCCTCGACAGATAGCGTCACCGACTCGGAATCGTTGTCCAACGAGATGATTGAGTGCGACATCACGGGTTTCGATGTTTCGTCGGTGTTCTCCCGGTGAGAGTTCGATTCCTGCTTCACGTTCGATTGCTGTTACAGCCTCTTGCTCGATCAACGTGAGGTCGTACCCATCGTGGCGTTCCTCATCTGGTTCCCACTCGACGAAGGTTCCCGTCTCGATCTCACTAAAGTAGCGATCACCTCGGAGTCCCTTTCCGGCAACTGCTTCAATGCCGGTCTGTTCTTCCATCTCCGCTTCGGCTTCAGGTGCGATAAAAATCCGTTCGACAGTACCACTCCCGGTCATGTGTGCTATGCGCGTTTAGCACAGGATAAACACTCGGGTGTAGGTATTGTTGACAAGGTAACTCAGCGGTGTGTCCGCAAATCATACCGAGTGGCTGGTTCACTGGCTACCAAGTGAAACAAACGAAGCCGCCGCACTGAACTCATCCTCTGTATGCAGCACGCGACAACTTTCAGCTGAAGGGCTCAAGGACGCTGACTCTTGTGACGCATCGACTGGGTAGCGATTCCCATAATAGACGGATTCGTGAGCGAATGTCCACGAATATTGCGTCAGTCGCCGCAAGGTCACTTTTCGATTCACTACCCGAGGTGTCCATAGAACTGCGATCTCGTTCACCAATCGAAGAACGAAAGCGCAACTACCGGAAGAAGATTCGGTTACCCGACCAACAACAGAGGCCCCGAAATCGCCGAACTCGACTACCTGCTCTCCCGCTGCTCGACCTTGTTCAGGTAGACAAAATCCACCATAGATACAGATGGAACGATTTGACCTTAGAATAGACCACTGATAAATCCGACACCCATGATGATGAGGACGGCTGCGGAGAACGCCGGGAGGTACGGCGTGTACTGCTCGACTTTCTCCTCGGAGTGCTGATAGCCCGCAATCAACAGCATCGTCAGACCGACGATACCCACGATAACGGTGATGGCGTATGCACTCATCAGTTCGAGGCAGTAGTTCGACCCGGCACAGAGCGCGATGATCTCGAACTCCTCCTCGTGGGCGAACCCGAGAACGAATGCGAACCACGCGATACCGAGGAGACCCCGGTCGGCGGCCTCGTCGTGGTCATCGTGGGAGTGAGAGTGCCCACCGACGAGTGGGACGAACCTCTTCAGCCGGGAAATCAGTCCACCGTTATCGTGGTCGTGGCCGTGACCGTGTGAACGGCCTTGTTCGTGCGAGCGGCTGTGATGCCCGTCCGAGTTGTGTTCGTGGTCATGCGAGTGTCCGTGGTCGGAGTCGTGGTTAGCATCGTGGTTGCCGTGAGAATATCCGCGAAAGTACTCACGGATGCCGAGCGCGATGAGTAAGACACCGGCCACGAGACTAACTGGTCCACCGATTTGAATGCCACTGAGAATCGTAATCGGCTCGTTGACTTGTGTGAGATTGAAGTACTCCTTCGCGTAGAAGAACGCTCCGACCATCGCAATACTGCTGATGAGGTGGCCGACGCCGAGGATGAAACTCGCCGCGAACCCGTACGCCCACTTGTTCGTTTGGTCGAGCGCATAGGATGCGGCAACGGGCCAGCCGTGACCCGGTTCGATGCCGTGAACGGCACCGAGTGCGACCGCCCCGAGGAGAAGCCCGAGCGCGTCACCGTGTAACATCTACGGAGAACTCCGCCGAAGACTCGAATAACGGTTGTTAATACCGAATCGGGGGAATCGTCATACGCGGACCCTCTTGTAGGAGAAGGACGAATCAGTAGCCGTGCGAACGAGTTTTAACATCCCAGACGAGGTAGTCGAGGAGTTCGACCGGGTGTGGCAGGAACAGGGGATCGAAAATCGGTCGCGGGCCGTCCGAGAGGCGATGCTGGAGTATATCGAATCCCATACTCACCTCGAAGAGACAAGTGGAGAAGTCGTTGCCCTCGTCGCTTTCGATTATCGCCACCACGAGGTGATACAGGAACTCCACGCCGTCCAGCACGGGTATCAGGACGTGATTCTCAATACGAGTCATACTCACCAAGGCGAGTGGTGTCTCGAATCGCTATTCTGCCGAGGCTCTGCCGAGCGGGTCCGTGAACTAACGTACCGTCTCCGTGATTTCGATGGTGTGCGCCGCGCGAAGGTGATGGTCATCCGTGATAGTGGATTGTAAATCTACGCACCAGCCACACAGCAATCGGAAGATTTCCAACCCATATCGTCCGGTAGAAGCGGTATTAACCCCAATTAGTGCTATCTCTTGTTCCTTTGCTCGACCTCGTTCAGGTCTATAACTCGCGTTGCCCTGATCTGTGCGCTTTGCCGCTTTTCGATCCGTTGTCCATCATCTGTGGCAAGCGTGGCGCGTCTCTAGGGTTTTTAAGCGTGCATGTAGTACTGTGTACTACGATGGCGACAAAAACGATTTCACTCGACGAAGAAGCCTACGAGCGGCTGAAGGCTCAGAAAAAAGAAGGCGAAAGCTTCAGTGAAACCGTCAAACGTCTCGCGGGGGAACGGTCGTGGAACGAAGTCGTAGGTATCCTCTCCGAGGAGGAGGCTTCGGACCTCGAAAGCGCTATCGAGGAAGGGCGCACTCGGTCCAAAGAACGGAGTAACCGCCTCAGAGCAGAGCTAGACGAAGTCGTTGGCAACGAGAAGTCGGAATGATCCAGGATACGTCATTTATCATCGACCTGTTACGCGGGGACGAAGACGCAAAACGGCTTCTCGACATCGTCGAGAAGGAGTCACGACCACAGAAAGTATCCTCCGTAACGGTGCTCGAACTGTACGAGGGCGTCGTCCGTTCACAGACGCCAGAAACGAAACGAGAGCGCATCCTCGACGTACTGGAAACGAAGCACGTCGTAAGTGCCGACCAGACCGTAATGCGAAAAGCCGGAAAACTCTCCGGTGAGCTGATCAACGACGGTGGACGAATCGAGCGGGAGGATTGCATTATCGCAGCAACTGCCCTCCTGAATGATGAGCCAATTCTCACGAGAAACACCAAACATTTCAACCGTGTCGATGACCTCGAAGCACGGTCGTACTAGCGGGAATCTTCCGCTGGAGTAGCTGTTATCGACTCTCTCGCTGCTCCACTTTGTTCAGGTAGCTGAAATCCGTAACACGTTTGTGTGAAACAAATCCGTTTTGGAGAATCCAAACCTTTGAAAACAGCCAATACAGGCGCTCAATCGCGCTCGATTATAAATGGGTGATCTAGAGTGTGGATAAGGTCTCGTCGGAGGAATCGTTTCTAGACACCAGCACCCGGTTGACGACTGTGATGAAACGACGTGCGTCCTCAATAGGTGCTCACGACGATATTAGCCGCCTCAACCGACTAGTATTTTGCTTCTCACCCAGGGTATCGGACCACTCAGAATCGCAATATTGGTATTAGTTACAGGACGGCGTCTTCCGAAGATATTTTTCCCCATGCGTCCATCGCTTCGATCACGGATTCTAATGAGGTCCCTTGTTCAGTCAACGAGTACTCGACACGGAACGGCTTCTCGCTCACGATTGCGCGATTCACAAGCCCGTTCTCTTCTAAATCCTCCAGACTATTCGAGAGGACGGCGCTGGAGACGGCGTCGATCTCGGCTTTGAGTGCGTTGAACCCGAGCGGGCCATGCTCGAGCAATCGGTGAACGATGACCGGATGCCATTTCTTCCCGATGAGATAGGCTGCACGCGTTACTGAACACCAGTCATCGTCAGCGCACCATGACGCGACACATTCTTGCTCGGTTGCGTTACTCATTTTCTGTCTGCCGGTATCGGATGTAGAGCTATTATTACACTACTAAGTTGCTTATCCACAGCTGGTACTATAACCTGGGTTGATTGGGAAACAGTACTACCTCAGCACGACCTTCGCTTACGCTTATTCGATTCCTCGGTCACCGATTACTATGGAAAACGTACATGGAGATCGCGTTCGGTCGATTTGTCAATCGACTCCGGACTGGGTTACGGTAGGTCTTCGTCTCGTGGTCGCCGTCCTCGTCGCGAAACCAGCGCTGAGCAAGTTCCTCACCTACGGGAATTCCGTTGCCTTCTTCGACGCAATCGGGATGCCGGCTCCAACGTTGATGGTTGTCGTTGCTGGAGTC contains:
- a CDS encoding MFS transporter; translated protein: MNSRSEGITQRAARSYQIIIILWLLAFVSGSQVLIMAPLLPYISEQVAVSESLLGTLITAYAVFVGVFAFVAGPISDRIGRRRILLIGNAIMAIALLLHWVTWDFVSLFVVRALAGVAGGILTGASVAYVGDYFPRERRGWANGWITSGTSAGLIAGIPIGTIVAEQFGFRWPFLAFGVLLAVTIVFLWRYVPQPDVQRADHLTIRSALDGYATLLRRREGLAAVVIFIIMFGGSSLYMTYLPTWLQTTLGVGGGAIATMFFFGGLGTTLGGPPAGTLSDHFGRKRFIIAGSFGIAVLMFVTTRFIVSMWVAYGLFFIIMGLYAARGTPFQTLLAELVASDKRGAFINLTIGMGQIGSGLGGGLAGAAYANVGYEGTTIIAAGATVLTGILIWLFLPETITQTKDGSPPMTSERLSNTGGD
- a CDS encoding MOSC domain-containing protein → MTGSGTVERIFIAPEAEAEMEEQTGIEAVAGKGLRGDRYFSEIETGTFVEWEPDEERHDGYDLTLIEQEAVTAIEREAGIELSPGEHRRNIETRDVALNHLVGQRFRVGDAICRGDRLCEPCNHLQRITQDGVLRALTHRGGLRADILEDGMIRPGDVIEPLE
- a CDS encoding SDR family NAD(P)-dependent oxidoreductase, with amino-acid sequence MTNRKDTIVLVPGGAGELGAGIVRAFLNGDATVIVPSRSQEHLDDLHTHLESTGITTDRLITLVGNIGQIDGSEALRDTVLERFGRVDTVIASLGGPQPVERLTDVPIEMWDRVIDNFMTAHFVAARTFLPVLTERDGRSYTLINGLSGPTGEIADPAAGLMAVASAGEHMLMRALAENAEQHGESVRINELVPLTPVITRSKTDTDPEWLPAEEFGSVAVALAMDHDHHGKTLGVYSQSDVRRWNVGSGEWTPL
- a CDS encoding trans-sulfuration enzyme family protein; amino-acid sequence: MTRHNSQSDRNRFATIAVGAAETETHLHRNGTNDVVPPIHLSTTFEWASGEDTNKHDYSRESNPTRAALEEQLARLEGGEHGLAFASGMAATSTTMLSLVPPGGHVVSSDTIYSGTEKLLTEHVAGHLGVDIDFVDARDSDNVAGAVNADTDLIWAETPSNPLIRLCDIQTIADIADDHDALFGVDSTFASPYYQAPLELGADVVVHSTTKYLNGHSDSIGGAVITDDGGVFEQLAFAQQVGLGNMLSPFDCYLVARGIKTLPARMEHHEKNAMAVARFLESHDRVARVYYPGLESHPQHDLASEQMSGYSGMLSFEFDGTLIELEAFIEGLEVFTPGASLGGVKSLVEIPSLMIPDEFSRSEDSAEIPETLVRVSVGLEDADDLCEDLRKALP
- a CDS encoding HoxN/HupN/NixA family nickel/cobalt transporter; the encoded protein is MLHGDALGLLLGAVALGAVHGIEPGHGWPVAASYALDQTNKWAYGFAASFILGVGHLISSIAMVGAFFYAKEYFNLTQVNEPITILSGIQIGGPVSLVAGVLLIALGIREYFRGYSHGNHDANHDSDHGHSHDHEHNSDGHHSRSHEQGRSHGHGHDHDNGGLISRLKRFVPLVGGHSHSHDDHDEAADRGLLGIAWFAFVLGFAHEEEFEIIALCAGSNYCLELMSAYAITVIVGIVGLTMLLIAGYQHSEEKVEQYTPYLPAFSAAVLIIMGVGFISGLF
- a CDS encoding antibiotic biosynthesis monooxygenase family protein, which encodes MIGRIWHGRTPAEKADAYFEFLKERAIPDYESTDGNLGAYVFRRIEGDDAHFLTITFWESRDAIRKFAGEDIESAKYYPEDEDFLLEFEPTVAHYEMYPRNV
- a CDS encoding winged helix-turn-helix transcriptional regulator, with product MSNATEQECVASWCADDDWCSVTRAAYLIGKKWHPVIVHRLLEHGPLGFNALKAEIDAVSSAVLSNSLEDLEENGLVNRAIVSEKPFRVEYSLTEQGTSLESVIEAMDAWGKISSEDAVL
- a CDS encoding type II toxin-antitoxin system VapC family toxin, producing MIQDTSFIIDLLRGDEDAKRLLDIVEKESRPQKVSSVTVLELYEGVVRSQTPETKRERILDVLETKHVVSADQTVMRKAGKLSGELINDGGRIEREDCIIAATALLNDEPILTRNTKHFNRVDDLEARSY
- a CDS encoding MarR family winged helix-turn-helix transcriptional regulator, translating into MDNPTIRDSVGYQLASASKHHRNYFTEALDELGLQGGQEFVLVQLAETNGCSQSDLAEALSVKPPTITKLVRKLEESGLVERHQDPDDARVQQVFLTQAGEETIEPIEECWKQGEEVMLDGFTTEERLLLRRMLIQVQENIDMPFEKPH
- a CDS encoding CopG family ribbon-helix-helix protein, coding for MRTSFNIPDEVVEEFDRVWQEQGIENRSRAVREAMLEYIESHTHLEETSGEVVALVAFDYRHHEVIQELHAVQHGYQDVILNTSHTHQGEWCLESLFCRGSAERVRELTYRLRDFDGVRRAKVMVIRDSGL
- a CDS encoding antitoxin VapB family protein; the encoded protein is MATKTISLDEEAYERLKAQKKEGESFSETVKRLAGERSWNEVVGILSEEEASDLESAIEEGRTRSKERSNRLRAELDEVVGNEKSE